From Ostrinia nubilalis chromosome 9, ilOstNubi1.1, whole genome shotgun sequence, one genomic window encodes:
- the LOC135074756 gene encoding nuclear protein localization protein 4 homolog isoform X1 codes for MSGSKKMTLRVQSAEGTARVELAEGSPTAALFERVRDALALGSCAFALHRDRARRQELPASRERTLRDAGLQHGDMLYLSPVNGSVLKDQPSTSTEQANNKSFGEPVEAGPSSGAAARPAAPVEDDVDILLYAQSGAIQRNRDEKLCRHNSKGCCVHCSPLEPWDEGYLKEHNIKHMSFHSYLRKMTSGKFISLEEMSCKIKPGCKEHPPWPRGICSKCQPGPVTLLRQPYRHVDNVVVEHPALVERFLGYWRATGHQRVGYLYGSYEAHPDVPLGVRARVAAVYEPAQSSSRDAVTLLPDPKQPALDELARRLGLRRVGWLFTDLLAAAPGAVQHIRGVDTHFLSAQECITAGHFQNLHPSACRHAASGYFGSKFVTVCVTGDSNEQVHMEGYQVSAQCQALVRDGVLLPTRDAPELGYIRDSGPAQYVPDVYYKEKDVYGNEVGVAAKRVPVAYLLVDVPCGVAGAGAGEPAFCPAAAFPPAHRALQAQLQTPAALHAQLRGAASFLDAVRDLHVLLYLATNDALPLDWPTLQPLLDAVRARDAAAADAWRRRPEPATLEQLARADADHDAEPVRSGPSSGAGGAGEAVWTCPLCTFHNAARHDQCEMCAMPRNNAM; via the exons atgtctggTTCAAAGAAAATG ACGCTGCGGGTGCAGTCGGCGGAGGGCACGGCGCGCGTGGAGCTGGCGGAGGGCTCGCCCACGGCGGCGCTGTTCGAGCGCGTGCGGGACGCGCTGGCGCTGGGCTCGTGCGCCTTCGCGCTGCACCGCGACCGCGCGCGCCGCCAGGAGCTGCCCGCCAGCCGCGAGCGCACGCTGCGCGACGCCGGCCTGCAGCACGGCGACATGCTGTACCTCAGCCCCGTCAACGGCTCCGTGCTCAAGGACCAGCCCTCCACCAGCACCGAG CAGGCTAACAACAAGTCCTTCGGTGAGCCGGTAGAAGCGGGCCCGTCGTCGGGCGCCGCCGCGCGCCCTGCGGCGCCTGTAGAGGACGACGTGGACATTCTCCTGTACGCTCAGTCCGGAGCCATCCAGAGGAATAGAGATGAAAAATT ATGCAGACACAATTCAAAAGGATGCTGCGTGCACTGCTCTCCGTTGGAACCGTGGGACGAGGGCTACCTAAAGGAGCACAACATCAAGCACATGTCGTTTCACTCCTATCTGCGTAAGATGACCTCTGGGAAATTCATCTCATTGGAAGAGATGTCCTGCAAAATTAAGCCAG GCTGCAAGGAGCACCCGCCGTGGCCGCGCGGCATCTGCTCCAAGTGCCAGCCGGGCCCGGTGACGCTGCTGCGGCAGCCGTACCGGCACGTGGACAACGTGGTGGTGGAGCACCCGGCGCTGGTGGAGCGCTTCCTGGGCTACTGGCGCGCCACGGGCCACCAGCGCGTGGGCTACCTGTACGGCAGCTACGAGGCGCACCCCGACGTGCCGCTgggcgtgcgcgcgcgcgtggCCGCCGTGTACGAGCCGGCGCAGAGCTCGTCGCGCGACGCCGTCACGCTGCTGCCCGACCCCAAGCAGCCCGCGCTGGACGAGCTGGCGCGCCGCCTGGGGCTGCGCCGCGTGGGCTGGCTGTTCACCGACCTGCTGGCCGCCGCGCCCGGCGCCGTGCAGCACATCCG CGGCGTGGACACGCACTTCCTGTCGGCGCAGGAGTGCATCACGGCGGGCCACTTCCAGAACCTGCACCCGAGCGCCTGCCGCCACGCGGCCTCCGGCTACTTCGGCTCCAAGTTCGTCACCGTTTGCGTGACCG GCGACAGCAACGAGCAGGTGCACATGGAGGGCTACCAGGTGTCGGCGCAGTGCCAGGCGCTGGTGCGCGACGGCGTGCTGCTGCCCACGCGCGACGCGCCCGAGCTGGGCTACATCCGCGACTCCGGGCCCGCGCAGTACGTGCCCGACGTGTACTACAAG GAGAAGGACGTCTACGGCAACGAGGTGGGCGTGGCCGCCAAGCGCGTGCCCGTGGCGTACCTGCTGGTGGACGTGCCGTGCGgcgtggcgggcgcgggcgcgggcgagcCGGCCTTCTGTCCCGCCGCGGCCTTCCCGCCGGCGCACCGCGCGCTGCAGGCGCAGCTGCAGACGCCGGCCGCGCTGCACGCGCAGCTGCGCGGCGCCGCCAGCTTCCTGGACGCCGTGCGCGACCTGCACGTGCTGCTGTACCTGGCCACCAACGACGCGCTGCCGCTGGACTGGCCCACGCTGCAGCCGCTGCTGGACGCCGTGCGCGCgcgcgacgccgccgccgccgacgcctGGCGCCGCCGCCCCGAGCCCGCCACGCTGGAGCAGCTGGCGCGCGCCGACGCCGACCACGACGCCGAGCCCGTGCGCAG CGGGCCGTCGAGCGGCGCGGGGGGCGCGGGCGAGGCGGTGTGGACGTGCCCGCTGTGCACCTTCCACAACGCGGCGCGCCACGACCAGTGCGAGATGTGCGCCATGCCCAG AAATAACGCTATGTAA
- the LOC135074756 gene encoding nuclear protein localization protein 4 homolog isoform X2, translated as MSGSKKMTLRVQSAEGTARVELAEGSPTAALFERVRDALALGSCAFALHRDRARRQELPASRERTLRDAGLQHGDMLYLSPVNGSVLKDQPSTSTEANNKSFGEPVEAGPSSGAAARPAAPVEDDVDILLYAQSGAIQRNRDEKLCRHNSKGCCVHCSPLEPWDEGYLKEHNIKHMSFHSYLRKMTSGKFISLEEMSCKIKPGCKEHPPWPRGICSKCQPGPVTLLRQPYRHVDNVVVEHPALVERFLGYWRATGHQRVGYLYGSYEAHPDVPLGVRARVAAVYEPAQSSSRDAVTLLPDPKQPALDELARRLGLRRVGWLFTDLLAAAPGAVQHIRGVDTHFLSAQECITAGHFQNLHPSACRHAASGYFGSKFVTVCVTGDSNEQVHMEGYQVSAQCQALVRDGVLLPTRDAPELGYIRDSGPAQYVPDVYYKEKDVYGNEVGVAAKRVPVAYLLVDVPCGVAGAGAGEPAFCPAAAFPPAHRALQAQLQTPAALHAQLRGAASFLDAVRDLHVLLYLATNDALPLDWPTLQPLLDAVRARDAAAADAWRRRPEPATLEQLARADADHDAEPVRSGPSSGAGGAGEAVWTCPLCTFHNAARHDQCEMCAMPRNNAM; from the exons atgtctggTTCAAAGAAAATG ACGCTGCGGGTGCAGTCGGCGGAGGGCACGGCGCGCGTGGAGCTGGCGGAGGGCTCGCCCACGGCGGCGCTGTTCGAGCGCGTGCGGGACGCGCTGGCGCTGGGCTCGTGCGCCTTCGCGCTGCACCGCGACCGCGCGCGCCGCCAGGAGCTGCCCGCCAGCCGCGAGCGCACGCTGCGCGACGCCGGCCTGCAGCACGGCGACATGCTGTACCTCAGCCCCGTCAACGGCTCCGTGCTCAAGGACCAGCCCTCCACCAGCACCGAG GCTAACAACAAGTCCTTCGGTGAGCCGGTAGAAGCGGGCCCGTCGTCGGGCGCCGCCGCGCGCCCTGCGGCGCCTGTAGAGGACGACGTGGACATTCTCCTGTACGCTCAGTCCGGAGCCATCCAGAGGAATAGAGATGAAAAATT ATGCAGACACAATTCAAAAGGATGCTGCGTGCACTGCTCTCCGTTGGAACCGTGGGACGAGGGCTACCTAAAGGAGCACAACATCAAGCACATGTCGTTTCACTCCTATCTGCGTAAGATGACCTCTGGGAAATTCATCTCATTGGAAGAGATGTCCTGCAAAATTAAGCCAG GCTGCAAGGAGCACCCGCCGTGGCCGCGCGGCATCTGCTCCAAGTGCCAGCCGGGCCCGGTGACGCTGCTGCGGCAGCCGTACCGGCACGTGGACAACGTGGTGGTGGAGCACCCGGCGCTGGTGGAGCGCTTCCTGGGCTACTGGCGCGCCACGGGCCACCAGCGCGTGGGCTACCTGTACGGCAGCTACGAGGCGCACCCCGACGTGCCGCTgggcgtgcgcgcgcgcgtggCCGCCGTGTACGAGCCGGCGCAGAGCTCGTCGCGCGACGCCGTCACGCTGCTGCCCGACCCCAAGCAGCCCGCGCTGGACGAGCTGGCGCGCCGCCTGGGGCTGCGCCGCGTGGGCTGGCTGTTCACCGACCTGCTGGCCGCCGCGCCCGGCGCCGTGCAGCACATCCG CGGCGTGGACACGCACTTCCTGTCGGCGCAGGAGTGCATCACGGCGGGCCACTTCCAGAACCTGCACCCGAGCGCCTGCCGCCACGCGGCCTCCGGCTACTTCGGCTCCAAGTTCGTCACCGTTTGCGTGACCG GCGACAGCAACGAGCAGGTGCACATGGAGGGCTACCAGGTGTCGGCGCAGTGCCAGGCGCTGGTGCGCGACGGCGTGCTGCTGCCCACGCGCGACGCGCCCGAGCTGGGCTACATCCGCGACTCCGGGCCCGCGCAGTACGTGCCCGACGTGTACTACAAG GAGAAGGACGTCTACGGCAACGAGGTGGGCGTGGCCGCCAAGCGCGTGCCCGTGGCGTACCTGCTGGTGGACGTGCCGTGCGgcgtggcgggcgcgggcgcgggcgagcCGGCCTTCTGTCCCGCCGCGGCCTTCCCGCCGGCGCACCGCGCGCTGCAGGCGCAGCTGCAGACGCCGGCCGCGCTGCACGCGCAGCTGCGCGGCGCCGCCAGCTTCCTGGACGCCGTGCGCGACCTGCACGTGCTGCTGTACCTGGCCACCAACGACGCGCTGCCGCTGGACTGGCCCACGCTGCAGCCGCTGCTGGACGCCGTGCGCGCgcgcgacgccgccgccgccgacgcctGGCGCCGCCGCCCCGAGCCCGCCACGCTGGAGCAGCTGGCGCGCGCCGACGCCGACCACGACGCCGAGCCCGTGCGCAG CGGGCCGTCGAGCGGCGCGGGGGGCGCGGGCGAGGCGGTGTGGACGTGCCCGCTGTGCACCTTCCACAACGCGGCGCGCCACGACCAGTGCGAGATGTGCGCCATGCCCAG AAATAACGCTATGTAA